The Thermococcus sp. region CAGCTTAATTTTGGCACAAATCCAAAGAAACACCCAAAAAACAAAAATACCTCGGGCCATCAGTTACCCCGGTGATACCATGGAGGTAGTTGTTTCGATAAAGGCAAGGGGGGAGGGCCAAACCCTCCGCTGAGGGCGTTGAGAGCTTTGATTTTGAAGAACTTCTGTATGAACTCCTGAAGGAGGGTCTTTTCTGGGCGGCGCTTGGAAGGCCGTCGGAAGTGATGCCGTTTCTGAGGGGCAAACTCCTGGGGAACGGCTTTGTGGCAGGAGAAGGGCGCAGGGACTACGTGGAGTACCTGCTCGACGAACTTGGGCGCTTTTACGAGCGCGTCTCGTGGAGTGGAAAGCTGGGCAAAAGCCACTGGAAGGCGCTGAAGTCCTTTCACAGGGATATACTCCTGTGCCTCTACTAAGGGGCCTACCTTTTTAACCCCTCTTCCGTACTCCACTTGGGATGATGAGGGAAGTTTCGACCGAACGATGAGGAAACTCGCATGGTCTGACCACCCTCAACCTTTTAAGCTTCTTTTCTCTCCGCTCACCGGGAGGAGAAATGGGTGAGAATGAAGTCCTTACAAAGTTCATCAATCATTTAAAAGAACTCGTTGAACTCGAGCGTAAGGCGGAGATAGAGGCCATGCGCCAGGAGATGCGGCGCCTTTCTGGAAGGGAGAGGGAAAAGGTGGGGAGGGCCATTCTCAGTCTCAACGGCAAAATCGTTGGCGAGGAGCTTGGCTACTTCCTGGTCAGATACGGGCGCGAGGGGGAAATAAAGACCGAGATAAGCGTTGGCGACCTGGTCGTAATAAGCAGGCACGATCCTTTGAAGAGCGATCTGGTTGGAACGGTCGTTGAGAAGGGGAAGCGCTTCATCACTGTTGCCCTTGAGACCGTCCCCGAGTGGGCGCTCAAGGGAGTTAGGGTTGATCTCTACGCCAACGACATAACCTTCAAGCGGTGGCTCGAGAACCTGAGCAACCTGCGCGAGAGTGGGAGGAAGGCCCTGGAGTTCTACCTCGGTCTCCGCGAGCCTGAGGAAGGCCAGCCCCTCAATTTCAAACCCTTTGATACAGGTCTCAACGCGAGCCAGAGAGGGGCTATATCTAGGGCCCTGGGCAGTCAGGACTTCTTTCTGATTCACGGTCCCTTTGGAACCGGCAAGACGAGAACCCTGGCAGAGCTGATAATGCAGGAAGTCGAGAGGGGCCATAAGGTTCTGGCTACTGCCGAAAGCAACGTTGCCGTTGACAACCTCGTGGAGAGGCTTTCAAACTCCGGCCTAAAGGTTGTGAGAATTGGGCATCCAAGCAGGGTATCAAAAAAGCTCCACGAGACGACTCTAGCGTACCTCATAACGCAGCACGAACTCTACGGTGAGCTGAGGGAGCTTCGTGTCATCGGCCAGAACCTCAAGGAGAAGAGGGACACATTCATTAAACCGGCACCAAAGTACAGGCGGGGTTTAACGGACTTTGAAATACTGGCTCTCTCGAGGAGAAGGAGGGGGACGAGGGGTGTCCCTGCGAAGCTCATCCGCGAGATGGGTAACTGGATAAAGCTCAACAGACTCGTTCAGAAGGCCTTCGACGATGCTAAGAAGCTTGAAGAGAGGATAGCACGTGAGATAGTAACCAGTGCCGACGTCGTGCTGACCACGAATTCATCAGCCGGGCTTGAGGTTGTTGATTACACCTCCTACGATGTTGCTGTAATAGACGAGGCGACGCAGGCGACGATACCTAGTGTTCTCATATCCATCAACCGCGCTAAACGGTTTATCCTAGCCGGCGACCACAAACAGCTCCCTCCGACGATACTTAGTGAGAAAGCAAAAGAATTGAGTAAGACACTCTTCGAGGGGCTTATCGGGCGTTATCCAGGCAAGAGTGTCATGCTCACCGTTCAATACAGAATGAACGGGCGCCTCATGGAGTTTCCGAGCAGGGAGTTCTACGGGGGGGAAGTTGAGGCGGATGAGGGTGTGAGGAGCATTACCCTTGTGGATTTGGGTGTTAACGCCCCACGCTCTGGAACCCACTGGGAGAGTATTCTAAATCCAGAGAACGTGCTGGTTTTCGTAAGCATCTCAAAGAGAGCCGATCGCTTCGAGAGGCAGAGACGCGGGAGCAAGAGCCGTGAAAATCCCCTTGAGGCGAGGCTGGTTAGTGAAGCCGTTGGGAAGCTCTTGGAGATAGGTGTTAAGCCGGAATGGGTTGGTGTTATTACCCCATACGATGACCAGCGCGACCTGATAAGCTCGCTCCTGCCAGAGGAGGTTGAGGTGAAGACGGTTGACGGCTACCAGGGCAGGGAGAAAGAGGTGATTGTTCTATCCTTTGTCCGCTCGAACGAAAAAGGTGAGCTGGGTTTCCTGAAGGATTTGAGACGCCTGAACGTTTCCCTAACGAGGGCGAAGAGGAAGCTTATCCTAATTGGTGACTCCTCAACGCTGAGCGCCCACCCGACTTATAAACGGCTTGTAGAGTTCGTGCAGGAGAAGGAGACTTTCTTAGAGATGGAAGATGAGGCGGAGTGAAAATGTTCCTCTACACCGAGAACTTTGAAGGGCAGAAGGAAAGGGCAATGGAAGGCCTCAAGCAGGCCTTGGCAGAGGATAAAGTGGATCACGACATAATACCCCTGCTTGAGAGGCTTAACGCCCTTGACGACTACTTCACAACTTCCTCCTGTTCCGGCAGGATTTCGGTTATGGAGATGCCCTACTTCGGCGACAAGGTTAACTCCGTCTGGCTCGGAAAGTGGCACCGTGAGGTCACCGTTGAGGAGGTTTTTGAGGCCATCGGGAAGCATAGATCCGGACAGCTCTGGTTCCTTGTGAGAAGCCCTATCCTCCACGTGGCCGCGAGGACTATGGATGATGCAGTAAAACTGCTCAACTTCGCGATAGGCCTCGGGTTCAAGTACAGCAACATAAAGAGCGTCAGCCACAGGAAGCTCCTCGTCGAGATACGCTCCACCGAGAGGATGGACGTCCCGCTTGGCGAGGATGGGGAGCTCTGGGTGAGCGAGGAGTATATCGGAAGAATCGTAAACCTTGCAAACGCCCAGGTGAGGCGCTTCAAGGGCAAGCTGAAGAGACTGGAAGAGGAAATAGAAAAGCTCTGAAATAAAGTCAAACCTCCAGCGGGAACTTCACGTAGTCCAAAACGCTCCCGTAGCTCCTCTTTATCTCAACGTGCTCGACCAGGTCTCCGAACTCCCCGCCGGCAAGGCCATCTGCTATTATCGCGCTCCCCTGGGCTGCCTCCTTTGCCATGCCCTCGAGGCCCCTCTGTCTAACTACTGGAAGGCCAAAGCGCTCCTCGAAGAGATCCTCAACGTCCTTTCTCAGCTTGTCTATGCGCATGAGCCTTCCTGAGAGGATTATCTCCCTTGCACCCCTAACGACGGCGAGTTCGCTCGCAACGGCCTTTAAGAAGCCTTCCTTCATGGCATCCCAGGCTCTGGTGAAGGGTTCTTCGTCGAGCCTCCCCGCGAACTCCTCCGGCGGGAGAATCTCGTTGGCCGCTATAACCGTCGCACCGCCCCAGAAGAGGTGCCACTTCTTGACGCTTCCGAGGAGGTAGGCAACCTCGCCGTCGAGGGCACCACTATTCACGTAAGCAGGACCAGGGAA contains the following coding sequences:
- a CDS encoding IGHMBP2 family helicase, whose translation is MGENEVLTKFINHLKELVELERKAEIEAMRQEMRRLSGREREKVGRAILSLNGKIVGEELGYFLVRYGREGEIKTEISVGDLVVISRHDPLKSDLVGTVVEKGKRFITVALETVPEWALKGVRVDLYANDITFKRWLENLSNLRESGRKALEFYLGLREPEEGQPLNFKPFDTGLNASQRGAISRALGSQDFFLIHGPFGTGKTRTLAELIMQEVERGHKVLATAESNVAVDNLVERLSNSGLKVVRIGHPSRVSKKLHETTLAYLITQHELYGELRELRVIGQNLKEKRDTFIKPAPKYRRGLTDFEILALSRRRRGTRGVPAKLIREMGNWIKLNRLVQKAFDDAKKLEERIAREIVTSADVVLTTNSSAGLEVVDYTSYDVAVIDEATQATIPSVLISINRAKRFILAGDHKQLPPTILSEKAKELSKTLFEGLIGRYPGKSVMLTVQYRMNGRLMEFPSREFYGGEVEADEGVRSITLVDLGVNAPRSGTHWESILNPENVLVFVSISKRADRFERQRRGSKSRENPLEARLVSEAVGKLLEIGVKPEWVGVITPYDDQRDLISSLLPEEVEVKTVDGYQGREKEVIVLSFVRSNEKGELGFLKDLRRLNVSLTRAKRKLILIGDSSTLSAHPTYKRLVEFVQEKETFLEMEDEAE